The Cystobacter fuscus DSM 2262 genome window below encodes:
- a CDS encoding DUF2243 domain-containing protein: protein MAGEARHQGALISAGVLLGTGMGGFVDGILLHQILQWHNMLSSRLPPTELVPMKINMFWDGLFHAFTWLMTAIGLGLLWRAGQRPEVPWSTRTFLGSLSIGWGAFNVVEGLIDHQLLGIHHVHPGEGQLAWDIGFLLFGALLIVGGGSLVRAGREDTLPRGVVPPVL, encoded by the coding sequence ATGGCGGGTGAAGCACGGCATCAAGGCGCGCTCATCTCGGCGGGCGTGTTGCTCGGCACCGGGATGGGTGGCTTCGTCGACGGAATCCTCCTGCACCAGATCCTCCAGTGGCACAACATGCTCTCGTCGCGGCTGCCGCCCACGGAACTGGTGCCGATGAAGATCAACATGTTCTGGGACGGCCTGTTCCACGCCTTCACCTGGCTGATGACGGCGATTGGCCTGGGCCTGTTGTGGCGCGCGGGCCAGCGCCCCGAGGTGCCCTGGTCGACGCGCACCTTCCTGGGCTCGCTGTCCATCGGCTGGGGCGCGTTCAACGTGGTGGAGGGACTCATCGACCATCAGCTCCTCGGCATCCACCACGTGCACCCCGGAGAGGGACAGTTGGCCTGGGACATCGGCTTCCTGCTCTTCGGGGCACTGCTCATCGTGGGAGGTGGCTCGCTCGTGCGCGCGGGCCGCGAGGACACCCTGCCGCGAGGCGTCGTCCCGCCCGTGCTCTGA
- a CDS encoding exo-alpha-sialidase: MNEMIRRMGIRRGFARALVRVTWLAAGLALIGMTGSAAQAQTLLTAYAKYPRIRLLPSGELIASVLAFDGGVEKVKIFSSTNNGASFTHVGTINDANFTALGSSSPSLFYVEQQVGTALPKGTLILGIVVDKKECTSCRARINIYKSTDTGRSWTFLSEAVRSATSGGLWEPDFSLAKDGSIVMHYADESSPCCDQKLVRRRTSNGVEWVGHSNTVALGTSSKDYRRPGMPVVSKLNNGNYLLTYEICGAGHNCDHYYKISSDGWDYGATDTEGTRMQDALGRYFTNTPVNKVLPGGAILWIGQYLRVQNGNASNNNGLTIFKSANGSPNGPWTEIPAPVTLPNPVTDGCEGFTPGLQWVNGGATLVQLQTRAENGTCNVYFGTGPTN, encoded by the coding sequence ATGAACGAGATGATCAGGCGAATGGGGATTCGGCGCGGTTTCGCCCGCGCACTCGTCCGGGTGACGTGGCTGGCGGCGGGGCTGGCGCTGATCGGCATGACGGGCTCCGCCGCGCAGGCGCAAACGCTGCTCACCGCCTATGCCAAATATCCGCGCATCCGCCTGTTGCCGAGCGGTGAGCTGATCGCGTCGGTCCTCGCGTTCGACGGCGGGGTCGAGAAGGTGAAGATCTTCTCCAGCACCAACAACGGCGCTTCTTTCACCCATGTCGGCACGATCAACGACGCGAATTTCACCGCGCTCGGATCGAGCAGCCCCAGCCTGTTCTACGTGGAGCAGCAGGTGGGCACCGCGCTGCCGAAGGGGACGCTGATCCTGGGGATCGTGGTCGACAAGAAGGAATGCACTTCATGTCGCGCCAGGATCAATATCTACAAGAGCACCGACACGGGCCGGAGCTGGACCTTCCTGAGCGAAGCGGTTCGCTCCGCCACCTCCGGTGGCCTGTGGGAGCCCGATTTCTCGCTGGCCAAAGACGGGTCCATCGTGATGCATTACGCAGACGAGAGCAGCCCCTGCTGCGACCAGAAGCTGGTGCGGCGGCGCACCTCTAATGGCGTCGAGTGGGTGGGCCATAGCAATACGGTCGCCCTCGGCACATCGTCCAAGGATTATCGGCGGCCCGGCATGCCGGTGGTGTCGAAGCTGAACAACGGCAACTACCTCCTGACCTACGAGATCTGCGGCGCGGGCCACAACTGCGACCATTACTACAAGATCTCTTCCGACGGCTGGGACTATGGCGCGACCGACACCGAAGGCACACGGATGCAGGATGCGCTCGGGCGCTATTTCACCAACACGCCCGTGAACAAGGTGCTGCCGGGCGGAGCGATCCTGTGGATCGGACAGTATCTTCGGGTGCAGAATGGCAACGCCTCCAACAATAACGGGCTGACCATCTTCAAGAGCGCGAACGGCAGTCCCAACGGGCCCTGGACGGAAATTCCGGCGCCGGTCACGCTGCCCAATCCCGTCACCGACGGTTGCGAGGGCTTCACGCCGGGGCTGCAATGGGTGAATGGCGGCGCCACCCTGGTGCAGTTGCAAACCCGCGCCGAGAACGGCACCTGCAACGTCTATTTCGGCACCGGCCCCACCAACTGA
- the pbpC gene encoding penicillin-binding protein 1C, whose protein sequence is MAPRPSRKRALQGALAVLSLLLAALAAAWWVPLPERLLEQHSVVVEYRDGTVAHVFLAPDERWRVPTVLEEVDPAYVQALLALEDKRFAWHPGVDPLAVVRAAMTNVLRGRRVSGASTLTLQLVRVLEPRPRTFSSKLVESLRAAQLELRLSKREILSAYLQFVPYGRNMEGVEAAALAYFGHRATHLSAAEMATLLAVPQNPNRRFPSPANVARLQAARDSVASRLLDAGALPLGSPEARVTPEAVLAEVRATPLPSRLMPFPREAPHAAAWLRAQRPGQLVLRTTLDAGSQRLTERVMREAAPGLRAQAIHNGAAVVVDRERAEVVALVGSLDFFDTAHGGQIPGFATARSPGSALKPFIYALAIDEGLAGPEQRVADIPAAYGTYAPRNFDGKFQGLVRLESALSQSLNLPFVKLLQQLGVERFLGTLRLAGVTSLNPEPGHYGLSASVGGIELTPLEVAGLYLALAENGQARPLRVLAEDAPGEAQELFSRGAAWLTRRALSLRDRPDFPARRQLTGLPSQVHWKTGTSFGHRDAWAAGSGPRHTAVVWTGNFDNSPSVHLVGAETSGPLLFDILEGLAPRGRTEDPDLAVPPDLTQVEVCAWSGHLPTEACTQRKLVYAERSHVPTAVCPYHQQVEVEVATGLAVSPACRAGRRTEMRVFLSWPASVRRWLDEQHRLLPQPPAFAPGCEPGGARRAPQIISPGAGQVTLLIPGLPADQQEVPLEAESEEDRELAWFVDGEFLASARADERVWWAPSEGTHEIVVSDDRGLTARRILKVRERR, encoded by the coding sequence ATGGCTCCGCGTCCCTCCAGGAAGAGGGCCCTCCAGGGGGCTCTCGCCGTGCTGTCCCTCCTGCTCGCCGCGCTCGCCGCGGCGTGGTGGGTGCCGCTGCCCGAGCGCCTCCTCGAGCAGCACTCGGTGGTGGTGGAGTACCGGGACGGCACGGTGGCGCACGTCTTCCTGGCGCCGGACGAGCGCTGGCGGGTCCCCACCGTGTTGGAGGAGGTGGACCCGGCCTATGTCCAGGCCCTGCTGGCGCTGGAGGACAAGCGCTTCGCGTGGCACCCCGGGGTGGATCCCCTGGCGGTGGTGCGCGCGGCGATGACGAACGTGCTCCGGGGGCGGCGGGTGTCCGGCGCCTCCACGTTGACCCTGCAACTGGTGCGGGTGCTCGAGCCCCGGCCGCGCACCTTCTCGTCCAAGCTCGTCGAGTCCCTGCGCGCCGCCCAGCTCGAGCTGCGGCTGTCCAAGCGGGAGATCCTCTCGGCCTATCTTCAGTTCGTGCCCTATGGGCGCAACATGGAAGGGGTGGAGGCGGCGGCGCTGGCGTACTTCGGCCACCGGGCCACTCACCTGAGCGCGGCGGAGATGGCCACGCTCCTGGCGGTGCCGCAGAACCCCAACCGGCGTTTTCCCTCTCCGGCGAACGTGGCGCGGCTCCAGGCGGCGCGGGACTCGGTGGCGAGCCGGTTGCTCGACGCCGGGGCACTGCCGCTCGGGTCGCCCGAGGCGCGGGTGACGCCCGAGGCCGTGCTGGCGGAGGTGCGTGCCACGCCCCTGCCGTCGCGTCTCATGCCCTTTCCGCGCGAGGCGCCCCATGCGGCGGCGTGGTTGCGCGCCCAGCGGCCGGGACAGCTCGTGCTGCGCACGACGTTGGACGCGGGCTCGCAGCGGCTGACGGAGCGGGTGATGCGCGAGGCCGCTCCCGGGCTTCGTGCCCAGGCCATCCACAACGGCGCGGCGGTGGTGGTGGACCGGGAGCGCGCCGAGGTGGTCGCCCTGGTGGGCAGCCTCGACTTCTTCGACACCGCGCATGGCGGACAGATTCCGGGCTTCGCGACGGCGCGCTCACCCGGCTCGGCGCTCAAGCCCTTCATCTATGCCCTGGCCATCGACGAGGGGCTGGCCGGGCCCGAGCAGCGCGTGGCCGACATCCCGGCCGCGTATGGCACCTACGCGCCGCGCAACTTCGATGGGAAGTTCCAGGGGCTCGTGCGGCTGGAGAGCGCGCTGTCGCAGTCGCTCAACCTGCCCTTCGTGAAGTTGTTGCAGCAACTCGGGGTGGAGCGCTTCCTCGGCACGCTGCGGCTCGCGGGCGTGACGAGTTTGAATCCGGAGCCGGGGCATTACGGCCTGTCCGCGTCGGTGGGCGGCATCGAGCTCACGCCCCTGGAGGTGGCGGGCCTCTACCTGGCGCTCGCCGAGAACGGCCAGGCGCGGCCCCTGAGGGTGCTGGCAGAGGACGCGCCCGGGGAGGCCCAGGAGCTCTTCTCGCGCGGGGCGGCGTGGCTCACCCGGCGCGCGCTGTCCTTGAGGGACCGACCGGACTTCCCGGCGCGGCGCCAGCTCACGGGGCTGCCCTCCCAGGTGCACTGGAAGACGGGGACGAGCTTCGGCCACCGCGACGCGTGGGCGGCCGGCTCCGGGCCTCGGCACACCGCGGTGGTGTGGACGGGCAACTTCGACAACTCGCCCAGCGTGCACCTGGTGGGGGCGGAGACGTCGGGGCCCCTGCTGTTCGACATCCTCGAGGGGCTCGCGCCCCGAGGCCGCACCGAGGATCCCGATCTGGCCGTGCCCCCGGATCTCACCCAGGTGGAGGTCTGCGCCTGGTCGGGCCACCTGCCCACCGAGGCCTGTACCCAGCGCAAGCTCGTGTACGCCGAGCGCAGCCACGTGCCCACGGCGGTCTGTCCCTATCACCAGCAGGTGGAGGTGGAGGTGGCCACGGGGCTGGCGGTGAGTCCGGCGTGCCGGGCCGGGCGGCGCACCGAGATGAGGGTGTTCCTCTCCTGGCCGGCGAGCGTCCGGCGGTGGCTGGACGAGCAGCACCGGCTGTTGCCCCAGCCTCCCGCCTTCGCGCCCGGGTGCGAGCCCGGCGGCGCGCGGCGGGCTCCGCAGATCATCTCGCCCGGAGCGGGGCAGGTGACGCTGTTGATTCCCGGCCTCCCGGCGGATCAACAGGAGGTGCCGCTGGAGGCCGAGTCGGAGGAAGACCGCGAGCTGGCGTGGTTCGTGGACGGGGAGTTCCTGGCCTCGGCGCGAGCGGACGAGCGGGTGTGGTGGGCGCCCTCCGAGGGGACGCATGAGATCGTCGTCTCGGATGACCGGGGGCTCACTGCCCGACGAATCCTGAAGGTGCGCGAGCGGCGGTAG
- a CDS encoding AbfB domain-containing protein, giving the protein MASAATGDGSPSDPNIVYVGRWDKGNASVYRSNWSGAYFRVDFTGTSVKLRLAAAAHVYVSIDGGAEASYPGATGTINLTPTALASGRHTLRVASREQDLIQFQGLVLDGGASTLAPVPRAKRLEFIGDSITAGCCALSQGALSDYAWLVGEFLNADHTRVAYSGICLENVSSCKGGIGMSRQYFKLQTVEYPSSPDWNFSQYQPDAVVINLGTNDQHFGVSDAAFQSTYTTFLQNVRARNPNAFIFVLRTFGGFKVAPTQAAVSARVAAGDKKLYYVDTAGWVTVGTSDYSDTVHPSNSGHLKIARFLAPFISKTARWESPFADDFNDGNATGWQAYGGAWSVVNGQLAVGADAGAKALASGSLFSNFTYDADITPGPSGNPGLLFRASRPTTGVDSYQGYYVGIDGNQVRLGKANSGAWTQLAVAALPSMTGTSRHLRVVAVGSLLEVYVDDLATPKLSVTDGSYVSGAIGVRTYQSQARFDNLSVRAFSRFESLIQGSFIRHRKARGRIDHSLLTAEDAEWRVLPGLANASALSLESTNFPGYFLRHRNGEVWLDLDDGSSLFKADATWWRRAGQANSALISFESFNFPGYFLRHREGLLYLNGLSTSTDRSDATFRE; this is encoded by the coding sequence ATGGCGAGCGCGGCCACGGGGGATGGCTCCCCGAGCGATCCGAACATCGTGTATGTCGGACGTTGGGACAAAGGCAACGCGAGCGTCTATCGCAGCAATTGGTCGGGAGCCTACTTCCGGGTCGACTTCACCGGCACGAGCGTGAAGCTGCGGCTGGCCGCGGCTGCCCACGTCTATGTCAGCATCGACGGTGGCGCCGAAGCCAGCTACCCCGGTGCCACCGGGACGATCAACCTGACGCCCACCGCGTTGGCCTCGGGACGCCACACCCTGCGGGTCGCCAGCCGGGAGCAGGATCTCATTCAGTTCCAGGGGTTGGTGCTCGACGGCGGCGCGAGCACCCTGGCGCCCGTCCCCCGCGCGAAGCGGCTCGAGTTCATCGGAGACTCCATCACCGCGGGGTGCTGCGCATTGAGCCAGGGCGCGTTGAGTGACTACGCCTGGCTGGTGGGCGAGTTCCTCAACGCGGACCACACCCGCGTCGCCTATTCCGGCATCTGCTTGGAGAATGTCTCCTCCTGTAAGGGAGGCATCGGGATGAGCCGGCAATACTTCAAACTCCAGACGGTGGAATACCCGTCCTCTCCCGACTGGAACTTCAGCCAGTACCAGCCCGACGCGGTGGTGATCAATCTCGGCACCAATGACCAGCACTTCGGGGTCTCCGATGCCGCGTTCCAGAGCACCTACACCACGTTCCTCCAGAACGTCCGGGCCCGCAATCCCAATGCCTTCATCTTCGTGCTGCGCACCTTTGGTGGATTCAAGGTCGCGCCCACCCAGGCGGCGGTGAGCGCCCGGGTCGCCGCGGGGGACAAGAAGCTGTACTACGTGGACACGGCGGGCTGGGTGACGGTGGGCACCTCGGATTACTCCGACACCGTGCACCCCTCCAACAGTGGCCACCTGAAGATCGCCCGCTTCCTGGCGCCCTTCATTTCCAAGACCGCTCGTTGGGAGAGCCCCTTCGCGGATGACTTCAATGATGGCAACGCCACGGGCTGGCAGGCCTATGGAGGAGCCTGGTCCGTCGTCAATGGACAGCTCGCCGTCGGGGCCGATGCGGGCGCCAAGGCTCTCGCGTCCGGCTCCCTGTTCTCCAACTTCACGTACGACGCCGACATCACTCCCGGCCCGTCCGGCAACCCCGGGCTGCTGTTCCGCGCCAGCCGTCCGACCACGGGGGTGGATTCCTATCAGGGCTACTACGTGGGCATCGATGGCAACCAGGTGCGCCTGGGCAAGGCCAACAGTGGCGCGTGGACGCAGCTCGCGGTCGCGGCCCTGCCATCCATGACGGGCACGTCCCGGCACCTACGCGTCGTGGCCGTGGGCTCCTTGCTCGAGGTCTATGTCGACGACCTCGCGACCCCCAAGCTCTCGGTGACGGATGGCTCCTATGTGTCCGGTGCCATCGGCGTGCGGACCTACCAGTCCCAGGCGAGGTTCGACAACCTGTCGGTCCGCGCCTTCTCCCGCTTCGAGTCCCTGATCCAGGGCTCCTTCATACGGCATCGTAAGGCGCGGGGACGCATCGATCACAGCCTCCTCACGGCGGAGGACGCGGAGTGGAGGGTCCTCCCCGGACTGGCGAACGCCTCGGCCTTGTCGCTGGAGTCCACCAACTTCCCGGGCTACTTCCTGCGGCATCGCAACGGCGAGGTGTGGCTGGACCTCGATGATGGCTCCAGCCTGTTCAAGGCGGATGCGACCTGGTGGAGACGGGCGGGACAGGCCAACAGCGCGCTCATCTCCTTCGAGTCCTTCAACTTCCCGGGCTACTTCCTGCGTCACCGCGAGGGTCTGCTCTACTTGAATGGGCTTTCCACGAGCACGGATCGGAGCGACGCGACCTTCCGTGAGTGA